In the Streptomyces formicae genome, one interval contains:
- a CDS encoding non-ribosomal peptide synthetase — protein MAGSATDLLSRFHRGAARHPGRTAVVTPSEHLTHAQLAARVHELATVLDGAGVRPGSAVAVCLPRRTDLVASLLAVWQVGAAQVPLDPAHPAERLRPLVEDAGARTVLVAGEEPSPGAWPPGARVIDVDALPAPDTGHEGGAAAPTAHAVSVPSTAPAYVIPTSGTTGRPQGVIVTRGNVAHLVRSLEESGVYPPEPARVAWNAGPGFDASVQQWVRVCRGDTLILPTDELRADPRLFTDFLRAQGATDLDATPSHWEVLRPCLQTSEAAAPALRLFLGGEPVPPAMWADLAELSRQGRVSAVNLYGPAECTVDSTAARVTGRGPHIGAALPGVRALALDEALRPVGEGEPGELYLAGDGVATGYAGRPGATATRFVADPLGPVGGRMYRTGDRVRPLPGGVFAYLGRADDQVKVRGHRIEPAEIEAVVGRHPAVTGALVTTRRDRHGDHHLLAYVTSPPPAPRGLAETLRAHCAARLPDAMVPSAFVVLDAFPLTANGKKDRSALPAPAPVGTTIPDGSPRAPRSATERTLRGLYAELLAPARIGADTGFFDAGGHSLLAMRLVGRIRADLGAELTVRDVFEAPTPVTLARRVDAVVAGAADTTDGRGRPPLRRAPRPARLPLSPAQHRLWFLDRLAGPNSTYNEPMAFRLTGALDVPALRSALRDVVKRHESLRTVFREDAGEPSQHVLAPDAVDFPLPVREVRATELAEVLRDAARVPFDLTAEPPLRAALFATGADTHVLLLVTHHIASDGWSLRPLARDLATAYRARRAGTAPDWPELPLQYADFALWQRALLDRDGAPDGAGEPPGRQLAYWTDTLKGLPEALSLPTDGPRPATATHRGGSVPLVCDADLHRALVALARDNGCTLFMVVQAAIATVLTGIGAGHDIPIGAVVAGRDEPALDELVGFFVHTLVLRTDTSGDPSFEELLARVRETDLAAFEHQDLPFDQLVETLRPERVTGRQPLFQVLLAFQNNAVAAWDLAGTDMRTEPVEPRTAKFDLSFSVGELRADDGAPGGLDGFLQYSADLFRPATAEAIAARLLAVLRSAVREPGLPVGEFAPRTDAENSVTESEPPPTRPFLTLFEEAAARNPDATAVVFEQDRLSYAALDARAESLAHLLLSRGVGPETVVASAIPRSPELIVAVLAVLKSGAAQLPVDPTHPPDRIAYVLGDAAPALVLATRATEGSCDAAPGVPRIVLDAAETEAALRESATTGRRDGPGRAPAHPEHPAYVIYTSGSTGRPKGVVVTRSGLDNLVAHELRTMAVEPASRVLQFASAGFDSFFWEVTMALSAGAALVMAPARRLLPGPDLSRVVDGHGVTHATLTPSVLRALPSGALSGVGSLVAAGEALGAEEAGRWSRGRILINAYGPTETTVCATMSRPLTDPSKAEGPPPIGGPIRRTRLYVLDERLRPAPDGVVGELYVAGAGLARGYAGRAPLTAGRFVADPFGPAGSRMYRTGDLARRRSDGELEFAGRADDQVKVRGFRVEPGEIEALLAGHPHVSGSAVAVREDREGERRIVGYVVRDGGAARPGAPTDSERVADWRRIHDAVPADAAPAPFGEDFAGWLSGYDGSPIPLDQLRQWRDETLRGIRTLRPRSVLELGVGSGLLLAHLAPEVDSYWGLDLSPRAVERLGRHVAERPALADRVVLRCQGADDDTGVPPGRFDVVVLNSVAQYFPGGAYLLRVLECAARALAPGGSVFLGDVRHLGLMECFHAAAAARRSGAVPGGPAHRQATERSLAGEQELLVDPEFFHALTAAPGPFTSCDVRLKRGAHHNELTRYRYDVVLRTGPAPAAVPVPERAWGAGVRSLDDVRRLAGARESGPPEPGRLRITGIPNARLTVDLAAAGQARADGVDPDELARLGEELGHEVVLRWSATAGPACFDAEFGAGRFGTGEIGAGECRAGQGGEEHEFDVARYVNVPSAASADARLKESLTRRARAFLPSYMVPSAIVVLDRLPLTPHGKLDRAALPDPRPGGDVTRRPPRTPQEESLCRMYAEVLGLDAVGIDDSFFDLGGHSLLVTRLVSRIRAEFGVEVPVGAVFDTPRVADLVTRLAGARKARPALRRMRRRD, from the coding sequence GTGGCAGGCAGCGCGACCGATCTCCTGAGCCGATTCCACCGGGGAGCCGCCCGGCACCCCGGGCGCACCGCCGTCGTCACGCCTTCCGAGCACCTCACCCATGCCCAACTGGCCGCACGGGTCCATGAGTTGGCGACCGTCCTGGACGGGGCGGGCGTGCGCCCCGGTTCCGCCGTCGCGGTCTGTCTCCCCCGCCGCACCGACCTCGTCGCCTCGCTCCTCGCCGTCTGGCAGGTCGGCGCCGCCCAGGTGCCGCTCGACCCCGCCCATCCCGCCGAGCGCCTGCGGCCGCTCGTCGAGGACGCGGGCGCGCGCACGGTGCTCGTGGCGGGCGAGGAGCCGTCACCCGGTGCCTGGCCGCCCGGGGCCCGCGTCATCGACGTCGACGCCTTGCCCGCCCCCGACACGGGACATGAAGGTGGCGCCGCCGCACCGACGGCACACGCCGTGTCCGTGCCCTCCACGGCCCCCGCGTACGTCATCCCCACCTCCGGCACCACCGGCCGCCCCCAGGGCGTGATCGTCACCCGGGGCAACGTCGCCCACCTGGTCCGGTCCCTGGAGGAGAGCGGGGTCTATCCGCCGGAGCCCGCCCGCGTGGCGTGGAACGCCGGGCCGGGGTTCGACGCCTCGGTCCAGCAGTGGGTCCGGGTCTGCCGAGGCGACACGCTGATCCTCCCGACGGACGAACTACGCGCGGATCCCCGCCTGTTCACCGACTTCCTGCGCGCCCAGGGCGCCACCGATCTGGACGCCACCCCGTCGCACTGGGAGGTCCTCCGCCCCTGCCTCCAGACGAGCGAGGCGGCCGCGCCCGCGCTGCGCCTCTTCCTCGGCGGCGAGCCCGTGCCGCCCGCCATGTGGGCGGACCTGGCCGAACTGTCCCGGCAGGGCAGGGTGAGCGCCGTCAACCTCTACGGACCCGCCGAGTGCACCGTCGACTCCACGGCGGCCCGCGTCACGGGGCGAGGCCCGCACATCGGGGCGGCCCTGCCCGGCGTGCGGGCCCTGGCGCTCGACGAGGCGCTGCGGCCGGTCGGCGAGGGCGAGCCGGGCGAGCTCTATCTGGCCGGTGACGGCGTCGCCACGGGGTACGCGGGCCGACCCGGCGCGACGGCGACGCGCTTCGTCGCCGACCCGCTGGGCCCAGTGGGCGGCCGGATGTACCGGACCGGTGATCGCGTACGCCCGCTGCCCGGTGGGGTGTTCGCCTATCTGGGCCGCGCCGACGACCAGGTCAAGGTGCGCGGCCACCGGATCGAACCGGCCGAGATCGAGGCGGTCGTCGGCCGTCATCCGGCCGTCACCGGAGCGCTGGTCACCACTCGCAGGGACCGGCACGGGGACCATCACCTCCTCGCGTACGTCACCTCACCGCCGCCCGCACCGCGCGGCCTCGCCGAGACGCTGCGCGCGCACTGTGCCGCGCGGCTGCCCGACGCGATGGTGCCGTCGGCCTTCGTCGTCCTCGACGCCTTCCCGCTGACCGCGAACGGCAAGAAGGACCGCTCGGCGCTGCCCGCCCCCGCCCCTGTCGGCACCACCATCCCCGACGGGTCGCCGCGCGCGCCCCGCTCGGCGACGGAGCGGACGCTGCGCGGGCTCTACGCCGAACTGCTCGCCCCCGCACGGATCGGCGCCGACACCGGGTTCTTCGACGCGGGCGGCCACTCCCTGCTCGCCATGCGGCTCGTGGGCAGGATCCGTGCCGACCTGGGCGCGGAGCTGACGGTGCGCGACGTCTTCGAGGCGCCGACACCGGTGACGCTGGCCCGCCGCGTGGACGCCGTGGTCGCCGGAGCAGCCGACACGACGGACGGCCGCGGGCGGCCTCCGCTGCGCCGCGCACCGCGCCCCGCCCGGCTCCCCCTGTCCCCGGCGCAGCACCGGCTCTGGTTCCTCGACCGGCTGGCAGGCCCCAACTCCACGTACAACGAACCCATGGCCTTCCGCCTGACCGGCGCCCTGGACGTGCCCGCGCTGCGGTCTGCCCTGCGGGACGTCGTGAAGCGTCACGAGTCGCTGCGCACGGTCTTCCGCGAGGACGCGGGGGAACCCTCGCAGCACGTCCTCGCCCCAGACGCGGTGGACTTCCCCCTGCCGGTGCGCGAGGTGCGCGCCACGGAACTGGCCGAGGTGCTGCGCGACGCCGCCCGCGTCCCCTTCGACCTCACGGCCGAACCCCCGCTGCGCGCCGCGCTGTTCGCGACGGGAGCCGACACCCATGTGCTGCTGCTCGTCACCCATCACATCGCCAGCGACGGCTGGTCGCTGCGGCCGCTCGCCCGCGACCTGGCCACGGCCTACCGGGCGCGCCGCGCGGGCACCGCGCCCGACTGGCCCGAACTCCCTCTGCAGTACGCGGACTTCGCCCTGTGGCAGCGCGCGCTACTGGACCGTGACGGCGCGCCGGACGGTGCCGGAGAGCCACCGGGCCGACAGCTGGCGTACTGGACCGACACGCTCAAGGGACTGCCCGAGGCCCTGTCGCTGCCCACGGACGGGCCCCGGCCCGCGACCGCGACCCACCGGGGCGGGTCCGTCCCGCTGGTCTGCGACGCCGATCTGCACCGCGCGCTCGTGGCCCTCGCGCGGGACAACGGGTGCACGCTCTTCATGGTGGTGCAGGCCGCCATCGCCACCGTCCTGACCGGCATCGGCGCGGGGCACGACATCCCGATCGGCGCCGTGGTGGCGGGCCGCGACGAGCCCGCGCTCGACGAGCTGGTCGGCTTCTTCGTCCATACGCTGGTGCTCAGGACGGACACCTCGGGCGACCCGTCCTTCGAGGAGCTCCTCGCGCGGGTGCGCGAGACCGACCTCGCCGCGTTCGAGCACCAGGACCTGCCCTTCGACCAGCTCGTCGAGACGCTCCGCCCGGAGCGCGTCACGGGCCGCCAGCCGCTCTTCCAGGTCCTTCTGGCCTTCCAGAACAACGCGGTCGCCGCATGGGACCTCGCGGGCACGGACATGCGGACGGAGCCCGTCGAGCCACGGACCGCCAAGTTCGACCTGTCGTTCTCGGTCGGCGAACTGCGCGCCGACGACGGTGCGCCGGGCGGCCTCGACGGCTTCCTTCAGTACTCCGCCGATCTGTTCCGCCCCGCCACGGCCGAGGCGATCGCGGCCCGGTTGCTCGCCGTGCTGCGCAGCGCGGTGCGCGAACCCGGCCTGCCCGTGGGGGAGTTCGCGCCGCGGACCGACGCGGAGAACAGCGTCACCGAGTCCGAACCTCCTCCCACCCGCCCCTTCCTCACCCTCTTCGAGGAAGCGGCCGCGCGGAACCCGGACGCCACCGCCGTCGTCTTCGAGCAGGACCGTCTCTCGTACGCCGCACTCGACGCCCGCGCCGAGAGCCTTGCCCACCTGCTGCTCTCCCGGGGTGTCGGGCCCGAGACCGTCGTCGCCTCGGCCATCCCCCGCTCCCCCGAGCTGATCGTCGCGGTGCTCGCCGTCCTGAAGTCGGGAGCCGCCCAGCTGCCGGTGGACCCCACGCACCCGCCCGACCGCATCGCGTACGTCCTCGGCGACGCCGCTCCGGCGCTGGTGCTCGCGACCCGCGCGACCGAAGGCTCCTGCGACGCGGCCCCGGGGGTGCCCAGGATCGTCCTGGACGCGGCAGAGACCGAGGCGGCGCTGCGGGAGAGCGCGACGACGGGACGCCGCGACGGTCCGGGGCGCGCCCCCGCGCACCCTGAACATCCCGCCTACGTGATCTACACGTCCGGTTCCACCGGGCGCCCCAAGGGAGTCGTGGTGACGCGCTCCGGCCTGGACAACCTCGTCGCCCACGAGCTGCGGACGATGGCGGTGGAACCGGCGAGCCGGGTCCTTCAGTTCGCCTCTGCGGGCTTCGACTCGTTCTTCTGGGAGGTGACCATGGCGCTCTCCGCGGGGGCCGCGCTCGTCATGGCGCCCGCCCGTCGGCTCCTCCCTGGACCGGACCTGTCACGCGTGGTCGACGGGCACGGCGTCACCCATGCCACGCTCACCCCCTCCGTGCTGAGGGCGCTGCCGTCCGGCGCCCTGTCCGGCGTCGGCTCCCTGGTCGCCGCCGGTGAGGCGCTCGGCGCCGAGGAGGCCGGGCGGTGGTCGCGGGGGCGGATCCTGATCAACGCGTACGGGCCGACCGAGACGACCGTCTGCGCCACCATGAGCCGCCCCCTCACGGACCCCTCGAAGGCGGAGGGGCCACCGCCGATCGGCGGACCGATACGCCGCACGCGCCTGTACGTGCTCGACGAACGGCTGCGACCGGCGCCGGACGGCGTGGTGGGCGAGCTGTACGTCGCGGGGGCCGGGCTCGCCCGGGGGTACGCGGGCCGCGCGCCCCTGACCGCGGGGCGGTTCGTCGCGGACCCGTTCGGTCCTGCCGGGTCCCGGATGTACCGCACCGGCGACCTCGCGCGCCGGAGGTCCGACGGGGAACTGGAGTTCGCCGGGCGCGCCGACGACCAGGTCAAGGTGCGGGGCTTCCGCGTCGAGCCCGGCGAGATCGAGGCGCTCCTCGCCGGTCATCCGCACGTCTCGGGCTCCGCGGTCGCCGTGCGCGAGGACCGGGAGGGGGAGCGCAGGATCGTCGGCTACGTCGTACGGGACGGCGGCGCGGCCCGGCCGGGCGCGCCGACGGACAGCGAGCGCGTCGCCGACTGGCGGCGCATCCACGACGCGGTGCCCGCCGACGCGGCGCCCGCGCCCTTCGGCGAGGACTTCGCCGGGTGGCTCAGCGGGTACGACGGGAGCCCCATTCCGCTGGACCAACTGCGGCAGTGGCGGGACGAGACGCTGCGCGGGATCCGGACGCTGCGGCCCCGGAGCGTACTCGAACTGGGTGTGGGCAGCGGCCTGTTGCTGGCGCACCTGGCTCCCGAGGTGGATTCCTACTGGGGGCTCGACCTCTCGCCCCGTGCCGTCGAGCGCCTCGGACGGCACGTCGCGGAACGGCCCGCGCTCGCCGACCGCGTCGTCCTGCGCTGCCAGGGAGCCGACGACGACACCGGTGTGCCGCCGGGCCGATTCGACGTGGTGGTGCTCAACTCCGTCGCGCAGTACTTCCCCGGCGGGGCGTATCTCCTCCGGGTCCTGGAGTGTGCGGCGCGGGCGCTGGCTCCCGGCGGTTCGGTGTTCCTCGGGGACGTACGTCATCTGGGGCTCATGGAGTGCTTCCACGCCGCGGCGGCGGCGCGCAGGAGCGGCGCGGTGCCGGGCGGCCCTGCCCATCGGCAGGCCACGGAGCGGAGCCTGGCCGGGGAACAGGAACTCCTTGTCGACCCGGAGTTCTTCCACGCGCTCACCGCCGCCCCTGGTCCCTTCACCTCATGCGACGTACGGCTGAAGCGCGGCGCCCACCACAACGAGCTGACCCGCTACCGGTACGACGTCGTGCTGCGCACCGGTCCGGCGCCCGCCGCGGTTCCCGTGCCGGAGCGGGCCTGGGGTGCGGGCGTCCGGTCGCTCGACGACGTACGGAGGCTGGCGGGCGCACGGGAATCCGGGCCACCGGAGCCCGGCCGGCTGCGGATCACGGGGATTCCCAACGCGCGGCTCACCGTGGACCTGGCGGCCGCGGGGCAGGCGCGGGCCGACGGCGTCGACCCCGATGAGCTCGCGCGGCTCGGCGAAGAACTCGGTCACGAGGTGGTGCTGCGCTGGTCCGCGACGGCGGGCCCCGCTTGCTTCGACGCGGAGTTCGGGGCGGGCCGCTTCGGGACCGGGGAAATCGGCGCCGGGGAGTGCCGTGCCGGGCAGGGCGGCGAGGAGCACGAGTTCGATGTCGCGCGGTACGTCAACGTCCCGTCGGCCGCGTCCGCCGACGCGCGGCTCAAGGAGTCCCTGACGCGCCGCGCCCGCGCCTTCCTGCCCTCCTACATGGTGCCCTCGGCGATCGTCGTCCTTGACCGCCTTCCGCTGACACCGCACGGCAAGCTCGACCGGGCCGCGCTGCCCGACCCACGGCCCGGCGGGGACGTCACGCGCCGTCCGCCACGGACACCGCAGGAGGAGTCCTTGTGCCGGATGTACGCGGAGGTGCTCGGGCTCGACGCGGTGGGCATCGACGACAGCTTCTTCGACCTCGGCGGCCATTCGCTCCTCGTCACGCGCCTGGTCAGCCGCATCCGTGCCGAGTTCGGCGTCGAAGTGCCGGTCGGCGCGGTCTTCGACACACCGCGCGTGGCGGACCTGGTGACGCGTCTCGCCGGTGCGCGCAAGGCGCGGCCCGCGCTGCGCCGGATGCGCCGACGGGACTGA
- a CDS encoding MupA/Atu3671 family FMN-dependent luciferase-like monooxygenase, with product MDFSLFYFADDSGPAGDAGDTGDRGRYELLLEGARFADRNGFRAVWTPERHFHAFGGLYPNPAVVGAALAVATENIAIRAGSVVSPLHHPVRIAEEWSVVDNLSGGRVGISFASGWHPVDFALGQASYGERKRVMLDSIGQVRSLWRGESHEVTDGNGLPAAVRVFPPPVQRELPVWVTSAGEAATFRAAAEARAGVLTHLLHQDVDELAAKIAEYRAVARAAHGGWDGHVVLMLHTFVGDSRDEVRATVRGPLMEYLKSSIHLVARSFAESDPDVDPDDLDEDDVDFIISRSFDTYFDERGLFGTVDEAARTVERLRAVDVDEIACLIDFGVDTKTVLNGLRYVNALRAACA from the coding sequence ATGGACTTCAGCCTCTTCTACTTCGCGGACGACAGCGGCCCGGCCGGGGACGCGGGAGACACAGGAGACAGAGGACGGTACGAGCTGCTCCTCGAAGGCGCGCGCTTCGCGGACCGGAACGGGTTTCGCGCGGTGTGGACGCCTGAGCGGCATTTCCACGCCTTCGGCGGGCTCTACCCCAACCCGGCCGTGGTCGGCGCGGCACTGGCCGTCGCCACCGAGAACATCGCCATCAGGGCGGGCAGCGTGGTGTCGCCCCTGCACCATCCGGTCCGGATCGCCGAGGAGTGGTCGGTGGTCGACAACCTCTCCGGCGGTCGGGTCGGCATCTCGTTCGCCTCCGGATGGCATCCCGTCGACTTCGCGCTCGGGCAGGCGTCCTACGGCGAACGCAAGCGCGTGATGCTCGACAGCATCGGGCAGGTGCGCAGCCTGTGGCGCGGCGAGAGCCACGAGGTGACGGACGGCAACGGTCTTCCCGCCGCCGTGCGAGTCTTTCCCCCGCCGGTCCAGCGCGAACTGCCGGTGTGGGTGACGAGCGCCGGTGAGGCGGCGACGTTCCGCGCGGCGGCGGAGGCCCGGGCGGGTGTGCTGACGCATCTGCTGCATCAGGACGTCGACGAACTCGCCGCCAAGATCGCCGAGTACCGGGCGGTGGCGCGCGCGGCGCACGGGGGCTGGGACGGGCATGTCGTCCTGATGCTGCACACGTTCGTCGGGGACAGCCGCGACGAGGTGCGCGCGACCGTGCGCGGGCCGCTGATGGAGTATCTGAAGAGCTCGATCCATCTCGTCGCCCGGTCATTCGCCGAGAGCGATCCCGATGTCGATCCCGACGACCTCGACGAGGACGACGTCGATTTCATCATCTCCCGGTCGTTCGACACCTACTTCGACGAACGGGGTCTCTTCGGCACGGTGGACGAGGCGGCGCGGACGGTGGAAAGGCTCCGCGCCGTCGACGTGGACGAGATCGCCTGCCTGATTGATTTCGGTGTGGACACCAAGACCGTACTGAACGGGTTGCGGTATGTGAACGCGCTTCGCGCAGCGTGCGCATAG